One Paenibacillus sp. FSL H7-0737 DNA segment encodes these proteins:
- the arsC gene encoding arsenate reductase (thioredoxin), whose amino-acid sequence MNKKTIYFLCTGNSCRSQMAEGWAKQYLGGEWNVYSAGIEAHGLNPKAVQAMNEVGIDITGQTSDMIDSNLLNNADLVVTLCGDAADKCPMTPPKVKREHWGFDDPAKAQGTDEEKWAVFQRVRDQIEVRIKRFAETGE is encoded by the coding sequence ATGAACAAGAAAACGATTTATTTTTTATGTACAGGAAACTCTTGCCGGAGTCAGATGGCTGAGGGCTGGGCGAAGCAATATTTAGGGGGAGAATGGAACGTGTACAGCGCTGGAATTGAAGCCCATGGTCTAAATCCAAAAGCTGTACAAGCTATGAACGAAGTAGGCATAGATATCACTGGACAGACCTCGGATATGATTGATTCTAATCTGCTGAATAATGCGGATCTAGTCGTTACGTTATGTGGGGACGCTGCGGATAAATGTCCAATGACGCCTCCGAAGGTCAAACGGGAACACTGGGGCTTCGATGATCCGGCAAAGGCGCAAGGGACCGATGAAGAGAAGTGGGCAGTGTTCCAGCGTGTGCGTGACCAGATTGAGGTAAGAATCAAACGATTTGCGGAGACCGGCGAATAG